One region of Arthrobacter sp. StoSoilB22 genomic DNA includes:
- a CDS encoding SseB family protein, translating to MTEQTVSPDSEPLNDLEAKLASAEQPDANPVDVILAFLNNEVYLVSSEAVDGPDSSVEPLVLSNADGQPVLAVFSHPSRVDDRFLEAAPHVLGTMGSAILGNIGDELGMVINPGSEFGFEIDPEGIANIRRDFKRADEAGEPAE from the coding sequence ATGACTGAACAGACCGTTTCACCGGATAGTGAACCCTTGAACGACCTCGAGGCCAAGCTGGCCTCGGCCGAACAGCCGGACGCTAACCCGGTGGACGTCATCCTCGCTTTCCTGAACAACGAGGTTTACCTCGTCAGCTCGGAAGCTGTGGACGGCCCGGACTCATCGGTGGAGCCCTTGGTGCTCTCGAACGCCGACGGCCAGCCTGTTTTGGCCGTCTTCAGCCACCCGAGCCGCGTCGATGACCGCTTCCTCGAGGCAGCCCCGCACGTTCTGGGCACCATGGGCTCTGCCATCCTGGGCAACATCGGGGACGAACTGGGCATGGTCATCAACCCCGGGAGCGAATTCGGCTTCGAAATCGATCCCGAGGGCATTGCCAACATTCGCCGCGACTTCAAGCGCGCCGACGAAGCCGGGGAGCCCGCCGAATAG